From a single Vicugna pacos chromosome 4, VicPac4, whole genome shotgun sequence genomic region:
- the LOC140695869 gene encoding LOW QUALITY PROTEIN: X antigen family member 3-like (The sequence of the model RefSeq protein was modified relative to this genomic sequence to represent the inferred CDS: inserted 1 base in 1 codon; substituted 1 base at 1 genomic stop codon), with product MSRRIKSTFRPKGRRYDQECFKPVVPVVAHHDKQPQQREPPTKSXDITPGQXEKDEGASAVQEPALEANQQELAQPGTGRERGVGPDVTGKTLPNPEPIKMPEAGEGQPQV from the exons ATGAGTCGGAGAATAAAGTCAACATTCAGACCTAAGGGAAGACGTTATGATCAAGAATGTTTCAAGCCAGTTGTGCCTGTGGTTGCCCACCACGATAAGCAACCTCAACAAAGGGAGCCACCAACTAAAAGTTAGGACATTACACCTGGTC CAGAAAAAGATGAAGGAGCATCTGCAGTTCAAGAGCCTGCCCTGGAAGCTAATCAACAGGAACTGGCTCAGCCAGGGACTGGGCGTGAGCGTGGAGTTGGTCCTGATGTCACGGGGAAGACACTACCAAATCCAGAGCCCATTAAAATGCCAGAAGCAGGCGAAGGGCAACCACAGGTTTAA